In the Vulpes vulpes isolate BD-2025 chromosome 12, VulVul3, whole genome shotgun sequence genome, AGCTAGGTGctctaggattttattttaaagacatcatAATATTAAGCTGGCTTGAAGTGGAGAAAACAATTGAGAGGGACTGCACACGCCTAGCCCAAGGACACAATTAAGAAGGTGTGTGCCAGGTGGCTAGGTGACTGAGTCcattgagtgtctacctttagctcaagttatgatctcagggttctgggatccagccccacttccagctccctgctcagtggagagtctccctctccctcttcctctgcccacccccctcatgctccctttctcaaataaatcttaaaaaaaaaaaaaaaaggtgtatgcCTGGGGCACTGGGGTGACTCAGTTTGTTGAGCGTCAGACTTTaaggtttaggctcaggtcatgatctcagggtcataagattgagcccctcCTCAGGTCcggtgctcagcagagagtctacttctctccctctgtctctgccccctgctcgctctctctctctcttttaagtaaatacaatcgtatttatttatttatttaattaattaaatcttttattttaaaaaaggtgtgTGTCTGGAATAATCTGATGCAAGGAGTGAAGTTGACTTGATTCAGTCAAGGAATGATTAGAATAATAGGAAAATTAGTTGGTCTCCCTCTCAGATGAGTAGTagtcaaagaataaaatgaaaggaacaggggcatctgagtggctcagcggttgagtgtctgcctttagctcagggcatgatccggggtcctgggatcaagtcccagcatcgggctcccggcagggagcctgcttctccttctgccttctccttcttctccttctgtctctgcctctctctccgtgtctctcattaatgaataaataaaatcttaaaaaaaaaaaaaaaagaaaggaacaaagtaaGGAATATTTGAGGAATTCAGTGATTTTCATAGGAGTATAGTTCATAGCACAGAGTATCAAGTGGgctttttttggtagaaattaacagctgatttttttttaataatttattttattttattttttatttatgatagtcacagagagagagagagaggcagagacacagggggagggagaagcaggctccatgcaccgggagcctgatgtgggattcgatcccgggtctccaggatcgcgccctgggccaaaggcaggcgccaaaccgctgcgccacccacccATGGATCCCAACAGCTgattttatatggaaatgcacAGGACTTAGAAAGGTGAAGACAATCGCAAAGAAGTATGAATCTGGAAGGCCTATTCTGATTTCAAGACTAAGTAAGCTAAGTAAGGCAGAGTGGTCTTGGTGTAAAGAAAGGTAAGTAGGTCAGCAACTGGATATCTATATGGAAATAAGATGAATCTGGCCTCTGCCTCACActctacacaaaaattaacttccttttttagattttatttatttattcatgagagacacacagagaaaggcagagacacaggcagagcgagaagcaggctccctgtgggggacctgatgtgggactcgatcccaggaccccgggatcatgccctgagccaaaggcagatgctcagtcactgagccacccaggtgcccataattTGAGATGGATCATACACTTAAGTAtgaaagcttctagaagaaaagataggagaaaatctttatgacctttGGGGCAGGAGATCTTTAAAACATGACACGAAAAACACTAAccataacataaaaatatctccGCTcatcaaaagatatttaaagtgaaaaGGAAAGCCACAACCAGGAGTatatattctaattatatatgtatggCAAAGAACTCCTATGCagacataaagaactcctatataCCAAACAACCTCGGTTATAAAACGGGCTAATTCTCAGAGGAGTGTCTGTCCACagacattttacagaaaaagatatCCAAAGgataaataagcacatgaaaaggttcTCAGCATCTCTACAGGTCAAGGACATGCAAAGAATACCACAGGGAGATAGCAGGGTACACGTGCCAGAAAGGCTACGTTGAAAAAGAGTGACAATACTCAGTGTTGTGAAGATGTGGACCACCTGGCATTCTCCTGCATCGCTAGTGGAgaataaaatggtacaaccactatgcAAAACTGTTTGGCAGTTCTTATAAAAACATActccatgacccagcaattccactcccatgTATATcccaaaatgaatttataaaaaggTTTGTACACACAAGTAAATGTaaatagcagcttttttttttttttttttgtaaatagcagctttattcatagctGTCCccaagctggaaacaacccaaatgtccatcaacaggagaataaACTGTGATgtatttataaatcaaatatCACATGGCAACTAAAAAAACAATCGATACACAAAACAACAGGGATGACTCTCAAGAACATAATGCTGAGTGAATAATGGAAGACGTGAAGGAGTACAagctgttttaatttttcattttttaagtcttaaaaaacattttatttatgtattttaagatatttatttatccatgagagatacacagagagagaggcagagacacaggcagaggaagaagcaagctctatgcagggagcccgacgtgggactcgatcccgggactccaggatcacacccggagccaaaggcagacactcaacccctgaaccatccaggcgtcccaaaacattttatttatttgagagagagaaagagagcacaagcaggggtgagaggcacagggagagggaaaagcagattcctcactgagcagggagccccatgtggggttcgatcccaggaccctagggtcatgacctgaacagaaggcaggtgcttaacccactgagccgcccaggcatccctaagctgTTTTGAAATGACACTCAGTAATAGGTAAAACTAACCTATGTGACAGAAGTCAGGATAGTGATCCTCTGTTTTCTCTGGAGGGCTGGAAATGTTCTATCTTTGATCTGGTGGTGGTTACATAAGCTTTGCTTTCAAAAACATGTgcattttggggcacctaggtgactctgTTGGTTGgcagtctgccttctgctgaggtcctgatctcagggtcctgggataggtcCTCTTGcagggctccccactgagcagggagcctgcttctccttttctctttgtgtctcccgcctgcttgtgagctctctctctctttcaaataaatttttaaaaatacatgtatttttctgtatgtaaacTATATATGCCttcaataaagaaaacagaaaaaaaaaactacaggttgtctggaatttttttaaaaagattttatttattcatgagagacacagagagaggcagagacataggcagagggagaagcaggcttcatggggggagcccgatgtgggacttgatcctggatcccaggaccatgcccagagccaaaggcagacactcaaacgctgagccacccaggcttccctgcctagaaatttttaaggaaaaaacacTTCATATGAAACACTAAAGGAGGGTATttgggtgcctgcttctccctcctgaataaataaaaatctttaaaaaaaaaacaaacactaaagaCACAGCTAAAGCCATACTCAAAGGAAGATTTATAGTCATTAATACTGTGATTAccaaaaaatactagaaataaagaaactgtatttaattcaataaactattagggatgcctgggtggctcagtggttaagtgtctgcctttggctcagggcctgatcctggagtctcaggatcgagtcctacatcagggtccctgccaggagcctgcttctccctctgcctgtgtctctgcctctgtctcttgtgaataaataaataaaatcttaaaaaaaataattcaataaactATTAAactaataagataaaaacagaattaatGAAGAGGAAAGTTGAAgttaaagaagtagaaaattaaaCAGTAGGaaagtaagtaaaagaaaatgttatttctttgaaGGTACAAATAAAATAGAGCAAAGCAGAGTTTTCAGAAATACCTGGGTTccgggcacttgggtggctcagtggctgagcgtctgccttcatttcatctcagggcgtgatcctgggatcctgggatcaagtcctctatcaggctccccgcaggaggcctgcttctccctctgcctttgtctctgcctctcacatgaaaaaataaatacaatcttaaaaaaaaaaaaaaaagaaagaaagaaagaaagaaagaaagaaagaaagaaagaaagaaagaaaaatcctggGTTCCATCAATGGTCCTTGTGATTTTTGTCTTGAAACTTTGGTGCTGTGCCCCCATGACAATGGAACTTGGTGcggttcattcatttattaaatctttaaaaaatctgttggGCACTGACATCCTCCAGACACTGTTTTATGACCTGGTCAGAGAGACGGAGCGCAACAGCAGATTTCGGGTGCTGTTTGtctggcagagagagagcaggtgcctGGCCGTGCACGCGTGTTAGTTGGTTCTGGGTGCACGATGACTCCTGAAAGGCAGGTGCGGCCGGCATCCCGGCATCTCAGACACGAGGTCCCCCCAGCCTGGCTGCTCGGTTGTGGGTGTGAATTCAGGGCTGACCCTGGATCCCCCGGGTCAGGAAGGTAGGAAGAAGCCCTCCGGATTCAGAGACGGCGGAGGCGCCTCCGCAGGTGCCCGTGGGCTCTCTGGGCGCCGGGAGCCGAGGCGGGACGCGCGGTCCCGTGAGGCCTGCGGGATGGAGCGGGCAGGTGCGGGCCCCGAGGCGCGCGGGCCGCGGGCTCTGGGGTTTGCAGCCGGGCCTCCGCCAGGCGCCGGGGGCCAGGGTCGCGGCCGCGGGTGCAGCGCCCCCTGGGCGGGCCGCTCGGctggcgggcgggggcgcgcgcggggcggcgcgggcgggcgggcgcgcgcgcggggcggggcggggacgcgCGGGCGGCGAGGCCTGCGCGCCCGGCTGCGGGAGCCATGCAGCGGACGAGGAGCTGCTCGGCCGCCAAGGCACGCGGGCAGACTCGGTCCCGAGCCTCCGGGAACCCCCcggccgcgcccccggcccccggcgccAGCCGCGCCCGGCGCTCCGCGAGCCAGGCGGGGGGCGAGAGCGGGGCGGCGGCGAGGCAGCCGTCGGCGAAGCCGCGGCCGAAGCAGTCGTCGCCGCGGGCCCAGGAGGCGGGCCCCGGGCAGGCGCCGCCGGAGCTGCCGCTGCTCCCGCTGCCGACCTCCGCCAGCCCGGCGGCCTCGCTGCCCGACCTGGGCGACCAGCGGGAGCGCTGGGAGACGTTCCAGAAGCGGCAGAGGCTCACCTTCGAGGGCGCCGCCAAGCTGCTGCTGGACACCTTGTGAgtgcggcggggccgggcgcgg is a window encoding:
- the CENPV gene encoding centromere protein V isoform X2, which translates into the protein MQRTRSCSAAKARGQTRSRASGNPPAAPPAPGASRARRSASQAGGESGAAARQPSAKPRPKQSSPRAQEAGPGQAPPELPLLPLPTSASPAASLPDLGDQRERWETFQKRQRLTFEGAAKLLLDTFEYQGLVKHTGGCHCGAVRFEVWASADLHIFDCNCSICKKKQNRHFIVPASRFKLLKGLPHTALTRAPCGAWSLRSSMAPIGKRP